In Aminiphilus circumscriptus DSM 16581, the sequence TCACCTGCCTCGATGAGGATGGGCGGCGTCCGCAAAGGGTCGAACACGGCGAGAGGAGTTCTGCCGATGAGCTGCCATCCTCCCGGACTGTCGATGGGATAGATTCCAGTTTGCTTTCCCGCGATGCCCACGCTGCCCGCGGGGATGAGTGCTCGGGGATTCTCGAGCCGTGGCGTGGCGAGCGCTTCATCCATGCCGCCCAGATAGGCGAAGCCCGGCGTGAAGCCCAACATGAAACAGTAGAGATCACGTCCGGAATGGCGTGCGATGACCTCTTTTCGGGAAAGGCCCGTGGCGGCGCAGACATTGTCCAGGTCTGGTCCGTAAGCACCGCCGTAACAGACGGGAATGATCACGATCCGTCCTCCCGATTCGGTTGTTTCGCCGCCTTTTCTAAGAGCGAGGCGGAGAGATTCGACCAGATCGGAGCGTTTCAGCCGGAGCGGATCGTAGTAGATCGCCAGGGAGCGGTAGGTGGGAACCGTCTCCACGACGCCCGAAGGCGAGAGGGCCTCCAGGGCTTTCTTCAATGTCTGGACCCGTGCATTCAGCGCTCTGTCCACAGTGGTGCCGAATTCGACGAAGAGACAACTGTCCCCGGCGTCGCAGAGACGTGCGTCTTCGATTTTTTCCAAGAGGATCACCTCGTTTCCGTTGAAGAGGAGCGGAGAACGTCAACTGCCGCTCCTCCCCATTCTACGTCATTGTTCCGTTCAGGTCGGGGCCGTGCTCTCCGCTGTCCCGTCCCGTTTCCTTCCCGATTGTACGCCATTCTACCGGATCAGATCGACGATCTTGCTCAAGGACTGCCATCCCATCCAGGCCGTGAAGGCCACCATGACGTAGCCCGAGGCGGTGAGAAATCTGGGATGGCGGTACAGCTCGCCCACGATGTCCTTGCGGTGGGCGGCGAGCAGCATGGAGAGGAGCGACAGGGGCAGAATGAGTCCGTTGATGGAACCGGCGAAGATCAACAGGTTCACCGGTCTTCCCAACGTGGTGAAAATGGTGGTGGAGGCTACGATGAAGCCGATGATCCACCAGCGCTGATGCGTTTTCACGACCCGGAAGAGGGTCTGCAGGAACGAGATGGAGGTGTAGGAGGCACCTGCCACGGACGTGACGGCGGCGGCCCAGAGGACCACACCGAAAATCTTGTAGCCGATCATGCCCGCTCCGATCTGGAAGGCCGAGGCGGGGGGATTGGACGGGTCGAGCGGTTTGCCCATGGCCACCACGCCGAGGATGGCGAGGAAGAGGAGAAAACGCATGATACCCGTGATGGCGATGCCCTGGACGGAGCCGAAGCTGATCTGCCTTACCTTGTCCACGCCGGTGATG encodes:
- the pxpB gene encoding 5-oxoprolinase subunit PxpB, with protein sequence MILLEKIEDARLCDAGDSCLFVEFGTTVDRALNARVQTLKKALEALSPSGVVETVPTYRSLAIYYDPLRLKRSDLVESLRLALRKGGETTESGGRIVIIPVCYGGAYGPDLDNVCAATGLSRKEVIARHSGRDLYCFMLGFTPGFAYLGGMDEALATPRLENPRALIPAGSVGIAGKQTGIYPIDSPGGWQLIGRTPLAVFDPLRTPPILIEAGDWVRFEAVDEETFLSIQAEARAGRFVPRTEKKEEKSHGASA